The Idiomarina loihiensis L2TR genomic sequence TCATGCCAACCGTTTACTTTGTTGATGCCGATGGTAACCAGTTTGAAGCTACTGTCGATGCAGGAACCAACGTTATGGAAGCCGCTGTCGAAAACTTTATTGACGGCATTATTGGCGAGTGCGGCGGCGTTATGTCGTGCGCAACTTGCCATTGTTACATACCGCCAGAATGGCAAAGCAAAATTCCTGCCCCATCGGAGCAGGAAGAAGACATGATAGATATGGTTTTAGAGCCGCAGGACAATAGCCGCTTAAGCTGTCAGATAGAAATAACAGACGAATTAGACGGTTTAGTTGTGCACATGCCGAAAACTCAGTTCTAAATAAGCCTCAAATTAATTTACGGCTGCCACCGGCATAAGAACT encodes the following:
- a CDS encoding 2Fe-2S iron-sulfur cluster-binding protein; protein product: MPTVYFVDADGNQFEATVDAGTNVMEAAVENFIDGIIGECGGVMSCATCHCYIPPEWQSKIPAPSEQEEDMIDMVLEPQDNSRLSCQIEITDELDGLVVHMPKTQF